One Ochotona princeps isolate mOchPri1 chromosome 7, mOchPri1.hap1, whole genome shotgun sequence genomic window carries:
- the LOC101516136 gene encoding caspase-6 isoform X2 → MSSATGLRGARCADGEQNMIETDAFFKRDVFDPAEEYKMDHKRRGIALIFNHEWFFWHLMLPERRGTNADRDRLTHRFKELGFEVKCFNNLKAEELLLKIHEASTCSHADADCFVCVFLSHGEGNHIYAYDAKIEIQTLTALFKGDKCPSLVGKPKIFIIQACRGDKHDEPVIPLDVVDHEKGAQESNVTEVDAASVYTLPAGADFLMCYSVAEGYYSHRETVNGSWYIQDLCEMLGKYGSSLEFTELLTLVNRKVSQRRVDFCLDQNAIGKKQVPCFSSMLTKKLHFFPKASN, encoded by the exons ATGGGGAGCAGAACATGATAGAAACAGATGCCTTCTTTAAAAg GGATGTGTTTGATCCGGCGGAGGAGTACAAAATGGACCACAAAAGGAGAGGGATCGCCTTGATCTTCAATcacgagtggttcttctggcactTAATGCTGCCAGAGAGACGGGGCACCAATGCAGACCGGGACAGGCTCACCCACAG GTTTAAAGAGCTAGGCTTCGAAGTGAAGTGCTTTAACAACCTTAAAGCAGAAGAACTACTGCTCAAAATTCATGAAG CGTCCACCTGCAGCCACGCAGATGCCGATTGCTTCGTGTGTGTCTTCCTGAGCCATGGCGAAGGCAATCACATTTATGCCTATGATGCCAAAATTGAAATCCAGACATTAACTGCCTTGTTCAAAGGAGACAAATGTCCAAGCCTAGTAGGGAAACCCAAGATATTCATCATTCAG GCCTGTCGGGGAGACAAACACGATGAGCCCGTCATCCCATTGGATGTGGTGGATCATGAGAAAGGCGCACAGGAGAGCAACGTGACAGAGGTGGATGCGGCCTCGGTCTACACCTTGCCTGCTGGAGCCGACTTCCTCATGTGCTACTCTGTGGCTGAAG GATATTATTCTCATCGGGAAACTGTGAATGGCTCATGGTACATTCAGGATTTGTGTGAAATGTTGGGAAAATACGGCTCCTCCTTGGAGTTCACAGAACTCCTCACGCTGGTGAACAGGAAAGTCTCGCAGCGCCGGGTTGACTTCTGCTTAGACCAAAATGCCATCGGGAAGAAGCAGGTCCCTTGCTTTTCCTCGATGCTAACTAAGAAGCTGCACTTCTTTCCCAAAGCTAGCAACTAG